One Misgurnus anguillicaudatus chromosome 19, ASM2758022v2, whole genome shotgun sequence genomic region harbors:
- the LOC141351237 gene encoding uncharacterized protein: MKMLTHLRILKDQDEQRQTTVLVCQLVKRESLEKLCITLLNEAKKKNDKVIREILAKTFGYRRYEIVTEQPKIADFMNRWPTLFQENEINAEFLRITTVPLQIRFFAELDRLSTNLVKVIKGRGGAIRSKTSQYVLAFDETSDINIRRECILRSIILYLGEDDKNLIKDYMDIQDEQESDDLSKQTMAIFVKRKPCERPFEMPDDVGIVIEGNVVLNNLKSVASAFYSFWPNVLFKP; this comes from the exons ATGAAGATGCTCACCCATCTAAGAATATTAAAAGACCAAGACGAGCAGAGGCAAACTACTGTCCTAGTCTGCCAGTTGGTGAAACGAGAGAGCCTTGAAAAACTGTGCATAACTCTTTTGAATGAAGCGAAGAAAAAAAACGATAAAGTAATTCGTGAAATTTTGGCAAAGACTTTTGGCTATAGGCGTTATGAAATTGTCACAGAACAGCCAAAAATAGCAGATTTTATGAATAGATGGCCTACTCTTTTCCAGGAGAATGAG ATCAATGCAGAATTTCTCCGCATCACAACAGTCCCCCTTCAGATTCGATTCTTTGCAGAATTAGACAGACTTTCCACAAATCTTGTAAAAGTTATCAAAGGCAGAGGTGGAGCCATTCGTTCAAAAACTAGCCAATATGTGTTGGCATTTGATGAG ACTAGTGACATAAATATAAGGAGAGAGTGTATCCTTAGATCCATTATTCTCTACCTTGGTGAGGATGACAAAAACCTGATAAAAGACTACATG GATATACAAGATGAGCAGGAATCAGATGACCTCTCTAAACAGACAATGGCCATCTTTGTGAAACGAAAACCATGTGAGAGACCCTTTGAAATGCCAGATGACGTGGGAATCGTCATAGAAGGAAATGTGGTGTTGAATAATTTAAAATCAGTTGCATCTGCCTTTTATTCTTTCTGGCCTAATGTATTGTTTAAACCTTAG
- the LOC141351236 gene encoding GTPase IMAP family member 4-like yields the protein MADASHPDLRQRQHISQHPQQPSNNAAAEVQNNKINIVLLGKTGVGKSSSGNTILGAELFKRGRSISSVTKTCSKNHCTIDDKDVSVIDTPGFFDTTLEEKELAKEIAYSVFLSKEGVHAFLFVLPFGRFTKQEAVILKQIQDIFGKEILKYVIILFTYGDDVGMVDLDLEMKKNEILCNTVGDFMRCHVFNNKDQRNRDQVIDLLQMIYSMVQQNGGLYTNEMYKLASMTSFERFCKILKDVWDAIVKYLNENSSFDCTIWKARCNDVFHSICKPSGYMSLSN from the coding sequence CAGCGGAAGTGCAGAACAATAAAATTAATATTGTTCTTCTGGGAAAGACTGGTGTTGGGAAAAGTTCATCAGGAAACACCATACTGGGAGCAGAGCTATTTAAACGGGGAAGAAGTATCTCATCTGTTACAAAAACCTGCAGTAAAAACCATTGTACAATTGATGACAAAGATGTGTCTGTTATTGACACTCCAGGGTTTTTTGACACAACACTTGAAGAAAAGGAATTAGCAAAGGAGATAGCATATAGTGTCTTTCTATCAAAAGAGGGAGTGCATGCATTCTTATTTGTACTTCCGTTTGGTAGATTCACAAAGCAGGAGGCAGTCATATTAAAGCAAATCCAAGATATTTTTGGTAAAGAGATACTGAAGTATGTTATAATACTTTTCACGTATGGAGATGATGTGGGAATGGTAGACTTAGATCTTGAGATGAAAAAAAATGAGATTTTATGTAACACTGTAGGAGACTTTATGAGATGTCATGTTTTCAACAATAAGGATCAAAGAAACAGAGATCAAGTGATTGATCTATTGCAGATGATTTACTCAATGGTACAGCAGAATGGAGGCTTGTACACAAATGAGATGTATAAACTAGCTAGCATGACATCATTTGAACGTTTCTGCAAAATACTTAAGGATGTTTGGGACGCTATTGTGAAGTATCTTAATGAGAACAGCAGCTTTGATTGTACCATTTGGAAAGCTAGATGTAATGATGTTTTTCATTCAATATGTAAACCCTCTGGATACATGAGTCTTTCAAACTGA